A region of Lycium barbarum isolate Lr01 chromosome 3, ASM1917538v2, whole genome shotgun sequence DNA encodes the following proteins:
- the LOC132630874 gene encoding uncharacterized protein LOC132630874: MPPGMYQAHEAPYQEGPPPQAENVQYADYIAKGDIPGPIQRYWRPQQGQGSHNQGNYNNNQGNYNNNYDGPNQGRYNNNNNNGSLRFESMLEKVLASQTNTEKTLSKLSETVVSLSAAIQNLEQQMRDLSREHHPARKGADQNVVDIEPIIEEDEVRSEVPIIDEEVQGKEKVDDIPEVAADTGKHTIKGALRPLTQMDKEKPPFPQMLANKNDDAKYVVKEMPGFAKFVKDLLTKKRSVKHETVNLTHRLSSIIASTKVQKKGDPGAFTIPCNIGLHAFARALCDNGMADISIKKPIGIINDVLVLVDKFMLPADFVILDCAVDRDIPIILGRPFLATGRALMDSE, translated from the exons ATGCCGCCTGGCATGTACCAAGCCCATGAGGCTCCATATCAAGAGGGCCCCCCTCCGCAAGCTGAGAATGTTCAGTATGCAGATTACATAGCGAAGGGGGACATTCCTGGGCCGATTCAGAGATACTGGAGACCCCAACAAGGGCAGGGGTCACATAATCAAGGAAACTACAACAataaccaagggaactacaataacaactatgATGGACCAAACCAagggagatacaacaacaacaacaacaacg GTAGTTTGAGGTTTGAGTCAATGCTTGAGAAAGTGTTAGCAAGTCAGACGaacactgaaaagacattatctaAGCTTTCAGAGACGGTGGTCTCTCTTTCAGCAGCTATTCAGAATCTTGAACAGCAGATGCGGGATCTTTCCAGAGAacatcatcctgctagaaaag gtgctgaccAGAATGTGGTTGATATAGAACCTATTATTGAGGAAGATGAGGTGCGCTCtgaagtgcctattattgatgaggaagtcCAAGGCAAAGAAAAAGTTGATGATATTCCAGAAGTTGCTGCTGATACTGGGAAACACACgataaaaggggctcttcgccctttgactcagatggACAAAGAaaagcctccctttcctcagatgTTGGCAAATAaaaatgatgatgctaagt ATgttgtcaaagagatgcccggattcgctaagtttgtgaaagacctgcttacAAAGAAAAGGTCTGTTAAACATGAGACAGTGAATCTAACCCATCGACTGAGTTCAATTATTGCTTCCACCAAAGTTCAGAAGAAGGGAGACCCAGGGGCGTTCACTATTCCAtgcaatattgggcttcatgcattcgcTCGTGCTctatgtgataatggg ATGGCAGACATATCTATCAAGAAGCCAATTGGAATCATAAATGATGTGTTAGTGCTAGTGGATAAGTTCATGTTGCCTGCTGATTTCGTGATTCTGGATTGTGCGgtggatagagatattcccatTATCTTGGGAAGACCGTTCCTTGCTACGGGAAGAGCGCTTATGGATTCTGAATag